The genomic DNA CAAATGCTGTGAAGAACCAACAGAAATGTGTCCAAGATCTGAATCATTGACAATTGCTTCCCGAGGGTCCCAATTTATTTCATTCGTTTCTTGGCCTGCAATAAAAGtgaagaaaattacaacaattatTCACCAAACGTTCCTTGAAAGCTGTGATGGAttcacttttattgttttacttaCAGCGTTCGTAAAGCAGGTTTTAAGAGCTGCAAACTCCTTGGCGCACAAATCCTTCTTTAGCTCCCGTTTGCTTGTTGTGGTGGCAGCTACACATTTTCCATACACCGAAGCCTGaatcacacagacatacagtagACAAACCTTAATGCATCACTTATTTTGTA from Gouania willdenowi chromosome 19, fGouWil2.1, whole genome shotgun sequence includes the following:
- the ndufaf8 gene encoding NADH dehydrogenase [ubiquinone] 1 alpha subcomplex assembly factor 8 — its product is MSGSNVWSRSRDKLRIFTELVGQCAEEASVYGKCVAATTTSKRELKKDLCAKEFAALKTCFTNAAKKRMK